Genomic DNA from Perca flavescens isolate YP-PL-M2 chromosome 14, PFLA_1.0, whole genome shotgun sequence:
tggatcctttactctttctacaatgggagaatactttacattctcctgatgatacttacacacttttactgaaggaacattttcactgcaggacttttactgtaaaagactatttttacagtttggCATTAGTACTacgatctgaatacttcttccagaactctgtgtgtgtgtgtgtgtgtgtgtgtgtaatacatCAGATATAGGTTACAtatctaaataaatataaatcaatCCAATATATAGAAttttctaatatatatatatatatatatatatatatatatatatatatatatatatatatatatatatatatatatatatttgtgtatatatatgtatttgtgtatatatatatatatatataaccgtGTTcctaaatgtaacaaaatatatcCTCATGAAAGAAATcacaacaaaaaaattgaaaatagaATAACgggacttttattttgacagcggTCCCGCCGGAagtggtgtttgttgttgtttcccagtGAGGAGAGAAGCCGTTATCGCTAGCTGAATCCAGATCAGGGAATCCCAAACAGCGTTTTTTAGTCTGTTCATCAGAGATGAAGCGACACCAGGAACACACGGAGGAGACCAAGCTGCGGGGAGAAGGTTAGTCTGACAGTCTAACTGCTCTCACAGTCACGCTATGCTAACGCTAGCCTCGTAGCTGCTAGCTATGGCTGCTAGCATGCAGCTAGCTCCTCAAGCTAACGGGCTTTATATCGGCGTGCTAACTTTATCTTAtatataaaagtgtgtgtgtctgtctgtctgtctgtctgtctgtctgtctgtctgtctgtgtctgagaAGGTTAGTGTGCTCTCTAACTGCTCTCATAATTACGCTAAGCTGACGTTTGCCAGTTAGCCGCATGCAGCTAACTCATAAAGCTAACGGGTTTTATATCAGGAGACTCATTGAGATTTCTGTTTGTCCCTGAAAGCAGCTGTGAACGGTTTCCGGTTTTAAAACAGAACACGTTTCCCTGGCAACGTGTTGCTCAGCAGCTTCTACACACCATAATATTCCAAATATCGATTCTTGAGTTCAGTCTTGCACATGTTCCTCACTGTGTCCTAacaaagagaaaacagaaaCGGCCTCAACTCCCCTCGCCCTGTCCCTCTAACAAGCACTACTTTTCTTTTACAGTCTTTACATTCTAGAAAAACACACTGCACTGTCTCAGGACTCCCAAAACCATGTTTTCCTACAACGCACAAAGACTAATCCAACTACATAAAATCAGctttttttccagtgtaacaaatttcttctgattttattttgtagtaacgagCAACTAAGATGCTGAGGGGAATTGTAGTGGAGtgaaagtatacattttatttatttagaaaagtaaaagtttccggaaaatataaataacggaagtaaagtacagatacgtaaACATtctacttaaaggaacacgccgacttattgggactttagcttattcaccgtaacccccagagttagactagtccatacatacccttctcatctcttattgggactttatcttattcaccgtaacccccagagttagactagtccatacatacccttctcatctcttattgggactttatcttattcaccgtaacccccagagttagactagtccatacatacccttctcatctccgttggtgctgtaacgctgtcagacggttccagcattagcttagcccagcacagatcctgcaggtaactggttccaactagcctactgctcccaataagtgacaagataacaccaacatgttcctatttacatgttgtgatttgtagagtcacagcgtgtacaaataacaacgtCACATGAGAAACAgacatcttctaaccgtatataaactgggaactatattctcagaaaggcaaagcTGCTCTGGGCTTCTCGGGTGccgcaagcatatcactccacccaagtagctctgcttcgcctttctgagaatatagttcaattgtatcgactaattgaGTTTCTacacaaagagtcatgcaaaagcaccactttaattcttgtgtttaccagatatgtgcttgtacgtttcttggaaataagtcattcagcatgaaaaaagcatcaaacatgactaatcgactaaagaaatctaagttgactaagactaAAACCAAAGATAAGttgactaatccactaagagggagcagcactACAAATCAGATGATTTCATTATGAAGCTGGGTCCCTTTCACAGTGAAATCAGCTAATTAACAAAGTATTGTTGAGACTCCAATtaacagctgtctgtctgtgtttcagcttTACCTCCAGATGTTCTTAAAGTGATTATTGgtgaagaggagcagcaggagccagagccccccccacacattaaagaggaacaggaggaactgtggagcagtcaggagggagagcagcttcaagggctggaggaggctgatatcaccaagttcccattcactcctgtccctgtgaagagtgaagatgatgaagaggaagctcagtcctcacagcttcatcagagacaaactcaacacatggaaacagaagctgatggagaggactgtggaggaccagaaccagccaggaactcatatctacatccacttttacaaccagagactgaagaccagactggagacccttctgaacctgagactgatgacagtgctgaatggaaggagaccagagaacctcagtcagctttaaactctctgaaacatgattcaagacgtaagaaaacattcagctgctctgagtgtgggaacAGATTTGGGACCAAGTCACACCTGAAGGCACACATGACGACTCACACAGGAGAGCaaccttttagctgctcagtgCGTAAGAAATCGTTTACGCAGAGTGAAGATTTACAGAAACAGATTTCGCGAGATTTCCAGGGTAGAGAAAATGAGCTACGAACGTGCGAGCGCAATATTGTTTTTTCCTCGAGAGACATCACGGTTCGCAAACGAGCAAAGCACAACAGTTGCTCGGTGTTTGGATGTACAATTGAAcaaaaaagtctttttttagTTCCTTCACGCGAGCCTCTGAAGAACCTGTgggttgattttattttgtctggAAATGCACCGACCCAACTTCCCAAAGTTTTGTATGTCTGCGCCAAACATTTCACCGACGACTGTTTCCTCAACTTGGGCCAATACAGAGCTGGCCTTGCTGAACGTCTGAAGATAAAGCCTGGATCAGTACCAACTCTCGTTGACTCAGCTACAAACCTCGGACAAGTAAGTCAACTAACGCTATGTAACTTTGTGGCTTCACTGTATATGGTTACCTAGCTTGTTACCCTTAGAATGTGGCTGTATCATTAGCTATGCAGCTAacgtttataaatcactaaacggtttagggacaaaatacatttctgatctgctattacactatgaaccacccagacctctcaggtcatctgggacaggtctgcttgttgtccccagagtcagaactaaatggagcaagctcgcccctccccccatgtttccgtaacttTCATGACTAGGCTGCAAGCCTGCTGACAGGGAAAAAGCGCTTTGACCACATTACCCCAGTACTATCATCTCTCCACTGTCGCTGTCAGAatccattttaagattttattatttgtttttaaatctttaaatggtTTTGCACCTTCTTATTTAGCTGATATGTTGATTTTACATACCCCAGTCAGAGCGCTTAGGTCAAAtgactagggctgccacctcttagtcgattagtcgactaatctgtcgttttggtcttagtcgactaagatttctttagtcgattagtcattttttatgcttattcatgcttaattacttatttccaagaaacttctgagcacatttatgataaacacaagatttaaagtggtgcttttgcaggattaattgtggagaaacttagttttacagatggttaattaactacatttatattgtgcttttctagtcttaaccacctctcaaagcgcacagctctgtcaattaaatcaactaatcgattagtcgacaaaatcgtataagtgttagtcgactaagaagttctttagtcgaggacagccctacaaatGACCAGCTTCTTTTGGACTGTCCCAGATCCAGACTGAAAACCAGAGGGGACAGAGCTTTTTCAGTTGCAGGTCCTAAGCTCTGGAATGCTCTTCCCTTCAATATTAAAGCAGCTAGCTCTATTGAGtcatttaaatcacttttaaaaactcatctctttgaaatggcttttaatacaaGCTGAGCTGTGACATTGTTAATACGGTTTGTAatcatgtttttcatgtgttttaattattattatttcggggatactatgtttttaatgggtttttactttttcttcttgGCTAATTAGTATGCTTTTTATGCTGTTACCGGTATTAgtatctgtacagcactttggggcAGGAGTGACTGCTTGtaaatgtgctttataaataaacttgaccatgactaactgtcactaacccctaccccctcccccaaccatcttgtcggtgattggctggaacgtggtttgttgtattttggtgcctatcgtgtgcccctagtgtttgtagagaccgggctttttcacagtgtgttcagggggcaggcagctagcggatcaaggagagatgactACCATTTCAGACAAAAATTAAATTGCgttgaaaccatgcaggaactcattgtgcacctttttaaatgtatagaTATGATTTTAAGTATTCATTTTATTCACTAAACATGCTTATCTTCTATTTTCTTACAACTTGCACCTGGAATATATATACAAAGTAATAAATTGAGTACTAATTTGACCTTGTTGTCTCTACACAGGCCAGCACATCAAGTGCTTACATTCAGCTGCCTCTCTCAAGGGATGTTGCCTGCCAGACAGACCACCTAGAAACACCTACCGTAGGCACACAGCTATCCTCAAAGACTCCGCCACCCCAATGTAGAAGTGAAGGTATGTACTTGCCACCTtcagtacattttcttttgatGTAGTTAGTACGTATTCTGGcgttttaaaattaattttggcTGCAGGTGTCCAGGCAACTGTCTCCTGCAAAGATTTTGGTGTGGGGCCTTCAAATGCAGACCCTTTGTGCCTGTCATCGGCACCTGTAAAGAGACCACCCAAAAGACCTCGTCTAGACCTCGATGAAGAGCTGGAGGACAATCCGTTGGAGGGCAGCTCTTTAGTGGAAGCTTCAAAGGGACAGGATTCCACTTATGATCCTGCCGACTCCATCACAGCATCGGTAGACTCTACACCAAAGTCGTAAGTTACTGAGtgtgaagatgtgtgtgtggctcGTGAGAACttccatcatttttttttataaatttgatGGCATTCTAACATAAAGGATTAGTCTCAGTGAGACTGTTGATGTTTACAGCATTACTTTGAGGATTGTTTATGTGCATAAAGATTATTAAACCAGCTGCCAACAGGGTGATGGTTTAAAGTACAGTTCAGATGAAAGCTCAATGGCCCTcctttatcaacctaacgtagaaaccagcgcagaaatcatcttacgacaggcttcacgtgggattaaGGAAACATtggtatcacaccaatcagagcgtaagaatggccGTACATTGATAAGTGCAGCGGTTGGAAACGATCTTGCTTTAAATATCACGTCCCAATGTATTCTCgtttttgaggcctcgcccctacaatttaggacatggcgagacgtaatcgggctgagaagcggcacctttcagaggtggagactgaaaccctgatatcagttgcactaacgtgtgtactacttggcagcctgaaaactggtattaaaggctgtagaaagaatagggaatggaaagagatcactgatgtgatcaacagtgttgccgtagtaaatcggactccagctgaagtttatttaatttatacatccttatATATatgctatagtcctaatagtaatatacaggcttatatgGAAATCTCTTAGGCcttacatgtaggtgtacctatattttAACCTacaatgttttgagttgattcttagcaaaaaagaatttaccaatatgtgctcattcatgtgtaattacttccaccaactaatcaaagtattctcgtaagcgtagaatgtGAAATTCAGAATACAGACGAGCGAGTTGCTTTAATTATGGCCGCCATGTAgtgcctccatctttataatacattagccaaagagggacatacctccatctttataatacattacctacagagggacatacctccatctttataatacattaccCACAGAGGGACATACCTTCatttttataatacattaaccaaagagggacatacctccatctttataatacattaccCACAGAGGGACATACCttcatctttataatacattagccaaagagagacatacctccatctttataatacattagccaaagagggacatacctccatctttataatacattacccacagagggacatacctccatctttataatacattaccCACAGAGGGACATACCttcatctttataatacattacccacagagggacatacctccatctttataatacattaccCACAgaggacatacctccatctttataatacattacccacagagggacatacctccatctttataatacattacccacagagggacatacctccatctttataatacattacccacagagggacatacctccatctttataatacattacccacagagggacatacctccatctttataatacattaccCACAGAGGGACATACCTTCATTTTTATAATACATTACCTACAGAGGGACATACCTTCATTTTTATAATACATTACCCACAGAGGGACATACCTTCATTTTTATAATACATTACCTacagagggacatacctccatctttataatacattacccacagagggacatacctctgcctttcgccctcttacactcagtggcaccgtgacgaatgccagagGGAGATTACTCGCTaggggaagcgaaaaagagaataaaaacgacaacgcgacaggcaaagcaacaagaccaaagttaatattgaagtggctagaacagctgcgtggaaacgatggagatactaagagatcATTTTGGGTTCAGCCACCGtaggaggaagggctagaaagtaatattcagttggttgtcgtatacaatttcactgctagatgggagacattcttacacaatgtaggcctagctttaaataaacacacaaggTAGCAGAGTTTAtccagtgtcttttttttttttacttgtttgacTCTCTTCATTCTTTGTGGTTTGATATAGAGAAGATTCGTCCGCTCCCACCCACAACAGCAAAAAGTACATAGTGTACGAGAACTGCATCATGGAGTTGTTTAATGTATGTCCAGTCTGCACGCGGGCATGTGATGTGAGGACCCAAAGGCTGGGAACCTTCCTGTCTGTGAAGCAGCGCTGCCCCCATTGCATGTTCACAAGGCAGTGGAATAGCCAGCCCGTCCTTGGGAGCACCCCCGCTGGAGATCTGCACCTCTCTGCCGCCGTGTACCTGAGCGGTGCATCTTTCACACAAACCGAAAAGGTAAACCATGTGCAACTGTAGTTACTTTGACTGTGAATGACTTCAGTGTAGATTGAATTACATGCATCATTTATCCTCCCCCACACCAACAGGTTTTTAAGGCAATGAAGCTACAGTTGTTTGGGCATGAAACATTTCGCCGCCACGCCAGAGCTTTCGTTGAGCCGGCGGTTGTTCACCACTGGAAAGTCACGCAGGATGTGAATCTACAGCGACTAAGTCAGGAGGAAAAAGTGATCCTTGGGGGTGACATGAGAGCTGACTCTCCAGGTATTGATACTTTACTGAAATAGTGTAGTTTATATAAGGGGTTAGATATAGTTTGAAGTTAAAGGTgaagtaggtaagccttataaaactaacattctgtcatatctgctgaaactgcccctatgttccagtagaactacatgaagcaggtcatttaaaataaatccagctcctctggctccacctaaaGCCTGTAGTGGGATTtacaaaaatccaccgctccctgttcagatgcaccaatcagggccagggggagtgtctaactgttcagatgcaccaatcagggccagggggagtgtctaactgttcagatgcaccaatcagggctagggaggggtgtctaactgcgtgtcaatcactgctcgtgcacatgcattcattctcccttgtggggggtgAGGCTTAGGAGAACgcttttgggctttagcggaaaggggtaGGGACTGAAAAGTTGTTGatgctaagtcctggatcttcacagtcctacctacagcacctttttaaaagaagTGACTTAATTAAAATGCCAGACATGATACCAAAGTATTGAGAAACGATTACTAATGTCACTCTTTGAACAAAAACAGGCCACTCTGCAAAGTATGGGAGCTATACAATGATGGATCTCCATACAAACACCGTTGTGGACATTCAGTTGGTTCAGGTGAGTTGTCCAAATTGATTTTGTAAAGAGCTTATCGGTTGTAATTTGAAAATCAAAAGTCTATAATGCATtttctattcattttttttttttttttttctgtgttaacAGAGCAACGAGGTTGGTGGTAGCAGCCACGTGGAAAAGGAGGGCCTGACGAGGAGTCTGGCGTTACTGGAATCGCGTGGCGTCAACCTTGATTGCGTTGTCACTGACCGTCATCCACGAGTACAGCAGTTCCTCAGGGAGAGAAACCTAACCCATTACTACGATGTCCGGCACATGGCAAAAGGTATATTGTCAGTGCTGATATGGAGCTgagtagggctgtgtattggcgagaatctggcgatacgatacgtatcaggatacatgggtcacgattcaatatattgcaatatatttcaataCTGTGTGTAaggcgatatatatatatataagtataattaaaaacaaaatctacagtatataaaaggtctatataaaaaaactaatctttaaaaaagtaCTTGATGTGCataaagtttactttaggtaaacaattaagtacacagaaaatcaaactgccagtttgggattgtggttcccaggttcttagtgagctaatgtttatatgctaaagtaggccaaaggtCAGCcttagctacgttgttagcttctagcagaAAGTCAGGCGCTGTTAAGCACTGTTAGgcgaggacactagtggtgcgtcccagcatagccatctagtggtggggggtttaaacacaacattaacgtgaaccactgtcttacatgaatatttttgcacgtaaacttaaaaaattatttaaaaaaaagaaatcgttATACCATACAAAATCTATTTTCCTTTCTTTGAGTTGTTAGTGATATCCTTTTCGGTGAGAAGGACCTGATGTGAAGCGTAAAGCTCCCATTTGGTGAAAAGACTTGTCCTTACTGTGaaattgtgacaaatgtgaTACATGAGTAAATGGTAACACATGCTTTGAAATTGATTATGAAATGCTACAATAGAGAGCCTAATCACTCAGTTTATGAGTCTCTTAACTAAGTGGAATGCGTTTTGCCTTCATTGTAGGAATTTCAAAGAAACTGGAAGCAATCAGTAAGCAGAAAGACTGTGAGGAGCTCAAGAAGTGGATGAAAAGCATCAACGATCACATATACTGGACGGCAGCTGGCTCAACCTCCGGGCCGGAGAGAATCGCAAAGTGGACCGCGGTCCTGAACCATGTTCGAGATGTCCACACACACGAGGATCCTCTTTACCCCGAGTGCGAGCATGCGATCCGCAAGACAACTGAAAAGAGGAAATGGCTCCAAGCAGGTATTTCATCAATGTACAGGCTAAGTGTCATGAGATCATTCCTGTAATATtctgtactgtattgttttctAATATGATATTTTCTTATTGTCTGCAGCAACTCCAGCTTTCTACAAGTTGGAGAAGTTGCTGACAAACAAAAGAACGCTGAAGGATGTTGCACATCTGAGCCCCCACCACCAGACTTCATGGTTGGAGGctttccgtgccgtcgtccttCGTTTTGCCCCAAAgaatgttgtcttttcctttgTTGGAAAGCTGTGCAGGTGAAAGAGAGTTTGTTTACTCCATGCTTTTGGGAATTGTAGCCTAAAATATCTGTCaatcttaaaggtgctgtaggtaggattgtgaagatccaggacttagcccaaaaaatgtaacatcgacaacttctcagtccctcccccctttttgCTGAAGCCccaacggtctcctaagccatCAGGTGGGGGGCTGCGGGGGCTGCGGGGGAGAGCTCAAAtctcttttaaataaatatttttttctactactatgggccaacagttaacatagaaacTAGAGATGGACCGATACCAGTattggtatcggctccgatactgcctaaaacactggtattggtatcgggaagtactggagtttatgcaccgatccgataccacgtaataaagccctgaagaaaatctacgttaaagtagattatttatgttctttttccgttataacggaCTCTCAAACtggaaataaaagaaagttctgtggcatttgtgtttgttcatgttttacaaagagtttaacttgagccagacagacatcaaagatagaaatcatatcacatctatacagagatagtagtatacagctgttaaaacataataaaatacatgacccactggtattggatcggtactcggtatcgggaagcaaaaaatgctatcggaccatctctaatagAAACGATTGGAGATgcatttaaatgccctctgtaaatggtgccctgctggtaggtttctaactttcacttaagtacggttcagtaaagtcaatcagatgtccgtgatctgcgtagcgacagtacagtgggacgtctgtcttcaacagagcgacagtaataacctgacataccatcattactgagtaataacctaacataccatcattactgagtaataacctgacataccatcattactgagtaataacctgacataccatcattactgagtaataacctaaca
This window encodes:
- the LOC114567646 gene encoding uncharacterized protein LOC114567646, translating into MTTHTGEQPFSCSVRKKSFTQSEDLQKQISRDFQGRENELRTCERNIVFSSRDITVRKRAKHNSCSVFGCTIEQKSLFLVPSREPLKNLWVDFILSGNAPTQLPKVLYVCAKHFTDDCFLNLGQYRAGLAERLKIKPGSVPTLVDSATNLGQASTSSAYIQLPLSRDVACQTDHLETPTVGTQLSSKTPPPQCRSEGVQATVSCKDFGVGPSNADPLCLSSAPVKRPPKRPRLDLDEELEDNPLEGSSLVEASKGQDSTYDPADSITASVDSTPKSEDSSAPTHNSKKYIVYENCIMELFNVCPVCTRACDVRTQRLGTFLSVKQRCPHCMFTRQWNSQPVLGSTPAGDLHLSAAVYLSGASFTQTEKVFKAMKLQLFGHETFRRHARAFVEPAVVHHWKVTQDVNLQRLSQEEKVILGGDMRADSPGHSAKYGSYTMMDLHTNTVVDIQLVQSNEVGGSSHVEKEGLTRSLALLESRGVNLDCVVTDRHPRVQQFLRERNLTHYYDVRHMAKGISKKLEAISKQKDCEELKKWMKSINDHIYWTAAGSTSGPERIAKWTAVLNHVRDVHTHEDPLYPECEHAIRKTTEKRKWLQAATPAFYKLEKLLTNKRTLKDVAHLSPHHQTSWLEAFRAVVLRFAPKNVVFSFVGKLCRLYLAAMHYNENADRPQAETEEGEPLLEISFPKARKGECRANPQKTQPTFGYVTDMMDLIFEKVFVNPTPYTAALLAIPVPEDLSAQYEKPDGLNPT